The following proteins come from a genomic window of Anguilla rostrata isolate EN2019 chromosome 17, ASM1855537v3, whole genome shotgun sequence:
- the LOC135244110 gene encoding multiple epidermal growth factor-like domains protein 6 translates to MPQVRRWSDPIVPHAVTRCGRSNIAVRPEGVQACPRGRSGPEGAQACPRGRSGPEGAQACPRGRSGPEGVQACPRGRSGPEGAQACPRGRSGPEGAQACPRGRSDPEGVQGCPRGRSGLSQRAFRPVPEGAQACPRGCSGPEGVQACPRGRSGPEGVQACPRGRSGLSQRGFRSRGRSGLSQRAFRLVFLRKIAVRHRSLTSLSEGRLDSSEQFWAGDGNVWDGPCYLRLSDGKSRLRRRCNCIWAENSLCWSQSSSFLHQTVPWKTSLWAAGATCGPVAVQRHFSAELDFLRHVPKSKDERHDNLEQTTCRIFTRKIYNNRANAHL, encoded by the exons GTGGTCTGATCCGATCGTCCCACACGCTGTGACGCGATGTGGCAGATCCAACATCGCAGTACGTCCAGAGGGCGTTCAGGCCTGTCCCAGAGGGCGTTCAG GTCCAGAGGGCGCTCAGGCCTGTCCCAGAGGGCGTTCAGGTCCAGAGGGCGCTCAGGCCTGTCCCAGAGGGCGTTCAGGTCCAGAGGGCGTTCAGGCCTGTCCCAGAGGGCGTTCAGGTCCAGAGGGCGCTCAGGCCTGTCCCAGAGGGCGTTCAGGTCCAGAGGGCGCTCAGGCCTGTCCCAGAGGGCGTTCAGATCCAGAGGGCGTTCAGGGCTGTCCCAGAGGGCGTTCAGGTCTGTCCCAGAGGGCGTTCAGGCCTGTCCCAGAGGGCGCTCAGGCCTGTCCCAGAGGGTGTTCAGGTCCAGAGGGCGTTCAGGCCTGTCCCAGAGGGCGTTCAGGTCCAGAGGGCGTTCAGGCCTGTCCCAGAGGGCGCTCAGGCCTGTCCCAGAGGGGGTTCAGGTCCAGAGGGCGTTCAGGCCTGTCCCAGAGGGCGTTCAGGCTTGTCTTTCTGCGCAAAATTGCAGTGCGCCACCGTTCATTAACCTCTCTATCAGAGGGAAGGTTGGATTCGTCAGAGCAGTTCTGGGCGGGGGACGGCAACGTGTGGGATGGTCCGTGCTATCTCCGTCTGTCTGATGGCAAGTCTAGACTGCGCCGCAGGTGTAATTGCATTTGGGCCGAGAACTCCCTTTGCTGGAGCCAATCCAGCTCCTTCCTCCACCAAACAGTGCCCTGGAAGACCTCTCTGTGGGCAGCTGGCGCCACCTGTGGGCCGGTCGCAGTTCAGCGCCATTTTAGCGCAGAGCTGGATTTCCTCCGACATGTTCCCAAAAGCAAGGATGAGAGACATGATAACCTTGAGCAAACAACTTGTAGGATTTTTACCCGGAAAATATACAATAATCGCGCT